The sequence TTAGAAGAAACAAACTGCTGCAGGTCCAAAGGCAGGTGATGTTATCTGGGCATCTGGAGTCTAATGTATGAGCAAATGGACTTTACTTACCTTGGTTCGGTCTGGATCACAGTAGTCCAAGAGAGAATCACAAAAGTGATATCCCATTGACTCCAAGTCTTTCGTGTTGAAATGAGTGCCTCTTTTATTACCTAAAACATCAATAAGTTTATCCACCCTTGATGgtgaattaaacatttttttcttagcagGAAGGCCTAAGTTGCAAAACAGAGTATAAACAAAACACCTGATATGATTCCATATTCTGTCATTTGGATCTTCTGCACTGGGGCAGGTCATTAAACAACTATTTACCCTTGTTCCCTCTCCACTACCTGGACCAGAGGTGACATTTAAATGAACACAGATTAATCTGTGTtgcaaagcagaagaaaattcaGTCAGAAAGTTATGGACTACTTGGTTACTAGTTATAAGCACCCTAAATCATCACTTAGAGAAAAACCTGCAGAAATATTTAATGGTTTCATCATCATTAACAGTGTTATATCAATTTCAAGGTGCTAAAAAATTAGCCAGAAGTAATATGTCTGGATTTCTGGCACTTTCCTTTGAGTTGATACATTTTCTAATAAGTGAGTTACCCTAATATGAGGCATTCTAAGGATATGTTAAATGTGACTAAAAGCTTCCTTAAATGGAACTAGAGCACACGTTTATTTTACTTCAAggaaccaattaaaaaaaaacaaaaccaaagccaaGTTAACTCTGTCTTAAAAATAGCAAATCTAGTAAAGATATTTCTATTCTGATATTTTAATTATGAGCATTGCTTTTTCTTGAAATCATTACAGTCAAAGGAACTCTTCTAaaagaaaaaccccaaacaaGCAATTAAAGATCAGATCATGAAACAACCACTTAGGTATACTATATATGTGCTAAAACTTCCTTTTCTCAACAAAGGAAAGTGATGCGATAGAGATACATACAGTAggcatttgtttattcatcctattTATAGAATTGATTAGATTACTGGTATATATCTAAGTAGGAAGAAAGTGCTCACTATCCAGTTGTCAAACACTATGAATCTTACATTGAATGTGTTCCTTTGGTTTAAATCTCTGACAGTCATGAATGAgggccctcaatcttacccagagTAGATCCACAAAAAGTGGCCTCCATGGTGAAGCTGTTCCTGATTCCCATTTTCCACATTACCACCCTTCCTGTTCCCTCTTTGCTCTTTTGAATATTAAACTTGCAGGatgagaatgaaaactgaaaagaagcaaataaaaatgagacCCACTGCTTTTCTAATCACAATGTCTGTCATAGGAAGTGgggttagaaatgaaaaagtaggTTTGCAAAAGCATAATTCTCTCTAAAGCTAAAATAAAAGCTTCTGGAGCTGCTTTTATTTCCTGATCAGTGGAAATAGCTCATTTTAAGGATGACATATTTACATTTCTGAGAATTATAGGCTTgaattctgaaataaattttactttatatatatatatatatacacacacacacacacacacatatatatatatatatataaaaaacatgcATTCAAAACCCAGTTGACTAATTCTTGATAGTGTTGACTTTAAAAAGTTACAGGAAGGAGTCTAAACATATTTAGGAATGAAGATTAGTGTTGTAGATTTTTAGAATAAAGATGCTTTATTATCACATgaaagataatttgaaaattacCCTGATTGTTATAACATCAGTATCTACAATGAGTTTTTGTAATTACCATACGATTGAAAAAACTTAGTGTTCCATCCTGTGACTGTTAACAcatgtatgttgttgtttagtcactaggtctgacccttttgtgaccccacagattgtagcccaccaggttcctctgtccatgggatttaccagtgggttgccatttccttctccagggaatcttcccaacccggggatcaaacttgcatctcctgcgttggcaggtaggttctttaccactgagccactaagaaaGCCCTAATACATGTAAAGGTTTGTGAAAACTGTcaacaaattggcacttgccatgggTGCCTGCCATCTACCTCTATAAGGATGAAGTCATGTGCTACAGCAGCTTCTGCCCTCCAGGACTCCCcctgaaggagttcagggtggaaagCAAGAATGAGACACTCTGCACTATgggaaactggcaggacaggtctttagatagttagatactGTCAGGAGCTGATTTTACGAGCCCAGTTCttatatctcctcatatctagaaaagcactaagatCCTTCATGGTGACGACTGTTTCTCGAGACTAGCAGAAGCTTCACAAAACCAGCAGAAACTTTCTACAAATATGTGCTTGACTGCATGCACTTCCTGTTTACCAAAatcacacatatatgtatcctttccccctacctctttggaacagtttcttaGAGCTATCTGaagtgctgtctcccaggctacagTCTTCATagtgccccaaataaaactcacTCGCAACTTTCacgttgtgcattttttttagtTGATAAAACACCTCCACAGATCAGAATATAgaacaattccatcacctcttAAAAACTCCCTTGTGCCATCCATTTGCAGTCACAAGTCTTCTGCTTATTTTGGACCTATGGtaaatggttttgttttaaattttggtttccagTTGTTCACTGTGAGTATACAGAACTGCAGCTGGCTTCTGTGGATGGACCCTGTATCCTATGACACTGCTAAACTCACTCAGTTACAGTTTTTGTGGATTGCATGGATTTTATGTGAAGACAATCACATCTGCCTTTCCTTTCTAgtctgccttttatttcttttttttcccttactgcATTTGTTAGAACCTCCAGTATAAGGATGAATTGAAGGGGTAAGAGTGgatatccttgccttgttccctgaccttaagagaaaaacaatcaaGTCTTTTATCATCAAGTGTGGTGGTAGGCTAGTGAGCATTTTTCCCTTCATATTTCAAATTATTGGTTATTAAACATTTCACATCATTGCTTTCTATGGTCAACTGTATAAACCAgtcaaaaaaactaaataaaaaagcaGTTTACTGAATAAGTCTATCCATTCAACTGTCCTGCATGGACAATAGGTAGTAAAGGAAAAGTCAAAATCTTAAAGGTGCTTACTTTATCTGGACAATTTTTGCTCAGCATAAGTGGAAAGATTCGTTGCTGTAAGTATAATGCTTTACATCTATCACTACCATCACAGCCATACATGAATATGTTCTCTTTCTTGCTATGGCCATGAAGGTCACAATACAAAATAACCTCTCGTTTCTCCATCAATctaccaagaagaaaaaaagaacaagttatTGCATTTTATCACTACATTTTTCTTCTGTGGTTGTAATTATGAATTAATAAGTCTAACATCCAAATAAACAGCATTTCTTATatcctagttttcttttcttctgcatattaatatataattttttaaacacctACAATAAGCTCCTATTAATTGTATATAAAATGTGAATGCTTTAGCCTTCTACTATAAAGACAAAATTTACCTTATTTCCAAGAATTTCTCCAACaggatttctctgctttttggttgtttttttgttgtacACTGAAAACAACTCACTCCTACCTTTGCCCATTAGCTCTTAGATTCTTTCTAAAAATACCTTCCTTCTTCATCTTTGTAAATGCAAATACTACCCCTTATCCATCAACACTGACCTCAGGTCACACTTCCTCTCTAACTAGTGAGGCTCCCcaccaaatttttcttttctttgaactcCTGTAGTATTTAATATTGGTACCGTTTACTTGATACTTACCTAAACAAATTTTTAGATTTTCCATAGTTAATCTCGTTATAGAAAGGGAATGCTTCAAAATTTCTAAAACAGTGCAATGCATAAAACAGTAcccaaatatgtattaaaatttgtGCCTGATGACTCAATGCTGAAGCCAGTTAACATTTACCCTTTGAGTAATGTGAATAAATACCATTTTGAGAAAAATGGTACCAAAGTTTGAATTGATTATATTTCTAATAAATAACTTACAGAAATCATTTCTCAAGAGCACAGTTCTTTTAGCCTGTATAATTTAGGCATTCAGTGaatattaaagtaataaaaaataagtcCCTCAAAACTGGTTGATGAAATTAACTAGTAGGCTTTCAAAAGGTGAAAAAGTGGTGGTATTAAAGTGGTAGGATTATGGGCATTTTTGCCTTGATTTTCATATTTCCAAACTTCATAAGGCTACTTAAATAACTGAAATTACATACACTGTTTGTTATATCTGGAAGGATAAATACAAATGTTAACAATCTGTACTAATATGAAATGTACtacttttataatattaaatcttAAAATCAAAATAGTCAAAGTGTAGCTTTTATTCAaaacagtactttttaaaattatagtgaaATTCCAAGCTGAAATCTGATATATATATTAGTTCATTGCCCTTTTTTATTTGATGACCAATAAATTCTAACTGATAACATAAGACTGACATAAAGCCTTCAAATGATCATTGCAAGTTTTTAGTACTAGATTATaaaactatacattttaaaatcatttccctAGTTTTAATGAACATCTGGTTTCTTTTAAGTGAGTCAAAAGAAACTCTAAGTAATTAAATCCCAAAGAAATATTAATTACTACTTTTGAAGTGAAACAAGGTAACAGGGTCTCTCATCTTACACTGAATCCCTTTAGAAAcagttcagatttttttcttacccACAGTTAAGTATCCTATACtaaaatctattattttcaaatactttaaatatatctaatCTTAGGCATACTTTCAGCTGCTCACCTATCCACACATATGTGACTGTCTTTTATTCCATTTACTGCCTGTGATTAATGCCATTAAGGTAGTTCTTTTTCTTGCAAGTCTTTCCGAAATTTAATGAATGGATTCCTGCCTAAAGCTTCTTGTGAGACAATTTAAGAAGAACTAAGATAAACATCTTTCACAGAGACAAGCCAAGGGGCTTTGGTTGTAATCCATCTTGTGTTGGGCCAGGCACCCTTAATGTCAAAGAGCATTAAGGAGACATTATAAATACTCAAATGGGCTCCAAAAGTTccctttctattaaaaataaactttaaattctGGAATAAATTCAGATTTACATAAAATTGCCAAAAATAGTTGAGAGAGTCCATATGGCTACCCCTTGGTCCATTTTCCCCTAATGTTAACATAACCACATAACCATGAAATGTTGTCAAAAACTAGGGAACATTTGGATTTCACGAATTTCCCcaataatgtcctttttctgtcccAGGATCCAATATAAGATACCACATTGCATTTACTCAGCTCTTTTATCTGTCATCCCCAGGAAACTAAGTCACTCATGGGTTATTCTTTATCACTTAAATATTTCCCAGGTAACTTCAGAGAATCCTGAAGTCCACATCTGTGAGGGGTATAAAACCAGGGTTTTCACTCCTTTTTGTGGGAATCTGCATTTCACTCTCCATGTGTCTAAGATGAAAGGATTAACTGAAAGTTGAGGCTGAACTCAGACAACTAGAGTCGCGCTGGGAGCTTCGGAAGCCTGTCAGCTCCTCTAAGGGACTGGAGGTATCCCTGAGATGCTCCTTCTTGAAACAGGGCTCTGACACTTGCACTAGTAGCCCTGGGGACAGAGCTGGGTGAGGATACAAACACTGTAACAGTACTTATCAGTGCAACATTTGAACAACCCTAAAAAGTTTACAAAGAGTTTTTACATCTATATCTAATTCATTAActccttttctttttacatttaaggAAACAATGAATACATTTAGAACTTACAATATTCCAGTAATACTGGACACTTTATTCTGAGCACTTTAgtaataatctcatttaatcctcctgtTTGTGAGGTAAGTACTACTATTCCCActttacaaatagatgaggaaatggaggtttgggtttgtttttaaactgctcaagatcacacagttacCAAATGACAGAGCAGGGATTCCCATttgatgtgttttcatttcagtctccACATTCTTAACCAAAAAAGTTAAGAGGCTTTGGACTTGGAATGGGTATTGTTTCACTCCAATAAATCTTTCTACTCTAGCAATGCCTGTTTCTGATTGTTATTACTTGAATCTATTAAAGAATTCACCCAGTAATCCAACAAGTCTTTAAATATTACATGCATTTTACTGTTCTGattctttagaaaatttaaagctgttcatttttttctagggGCAAACAAGACTATTCATGAAAGCTTAAGTAGGTATGCAAACTTATCATCATCCTAAGAGACTCATCACAGAGCAATGTGTGGTCAATGCAGTACTCAAGACTCTAGATGTAATTAATTTTCTAGATGTAATTAATGAGGGATTCTCAAGGATTCCAAAAGAAACATCATTAGCTTTAGGAAGAAACCAAATTTAGGACAGGCAAATTTAAGTTTCACTAAGCTATTAAAATGCTGTTATTTAAAAGAAAGCTAGTGAATGTAGTGGCATAATGCCAGAAAGGTATAGAAGCAGAGTTGGGAAGAATGAGGGAAAAAATTAACCAGCTAAAGTTAAACTATCTTAAGGAAAGTTAAGAGTAAAGTAAGTGGGATTGTGGGAGCAAAATTCTTACTATCAAGTTTACTAAATAAGCAGAGGGTAATTTGAGGCTTATTTTACCTCCGGATCATGTTCCGGGTATACCAGACAGAAGGAAATGATTCCTTCAGGAGAGATGTATAGTTACGGTTTAAATCCCGTCCAGCTAAGGAACAACGATAATTTCCTACAATCACACCATCTGGATTCAGCATGGGTACCACCTTGAAGACGAACGTGTCCCGAAGCAACTTTGCATCACTTGAGTTTCCTAAAATATAATCTAGAAAGCCTTTCATGATCCAAGAGCTGTTGGTTTCTCCGGGATGTACCCTTGCAGTCAGAATCACGGCCTTCCGCTTTCTTGACTCACTGTTCTTCAAGGGGGTAGTAATCGTTAAAATATACACCATGTTCCTAGCAATTGTGTGGCACAAGACACGTATTTTACAAAACTTTGACCGTACTGGGTCATTATTGATGCCAGACAGGTATTCTTGCAGGTTTGTGTAAGTGTACGGATAGCAGTGAGCAAAGTAGCAGGTATCTTTACTGTGTGGAAATTGAAATGTCCATGTAAGTGAAAAATGATGGTGCCTATCTTGCCCCTGGTTGTTTCTATAATACTTGATTTGGTCTCCTATTCTCTGCCAGCCAATATTATGAGCGCTGGCCTCTTTCTCAGAATAAAACAGTGGGCGCATACCCCGATTATAAAGACTAGCAGGCTTGGTGAAATTGATAATAGTGAATCTGTAGACTATTCCTGCTTGAGTATTAGTGACTTGGAAATAGTACCACTGGGTGTGTTTATTTGTGAACAGGTCAGGTCGCACAGTCAGCTGGTATTCATATTCTGCCCTAAtacacagaaaaaggaagagggggcgagacataaaaatgtaaaaatgacattcaactttaaataataaaagtaataataaatatacaaataataaccTACCTATTCATGGAAAGCTTTTTATTTGGGAAACAGTGTTTATTAAGTAGTATCTAACACCAA is a genomic window of Odocoileus virginianus isolate 20LAN1187 ecotype Illinois chromosome 1, Ovbor_1.2, whole genome shotgun sequence containing:
- the AGBL3 gene encoding cytosolic carboxypeptidase 3 isoform X6 — encoded protein: MSEDSEKEDYSDRTISDEDESDEDTFMKFVNEDIHQCALLTADSISDPFFPGTTQILLEYQLGRWVPRLREPRDLYGVSSSGPLSPTRWPYHCEVIDEKIEHIDWTPLNPEPMYIPTGLEMEPLYANSKEETVVYLAEDAYKEPCFVYSRVGGNRTPLKQPVDNCDDTLMFEARFESGNLQKVVKVAEYEYQLTVRPDLFTNKHTQWYYFQVTNTQAGIVYRFTIINFTKPASLYNRGMRPLFYSEKEASAHNIGWQRIGDQIKYYRNNQGQDRHHHFSLTWTFQFPHSKDTCYFAHCYPYTYTNLQEYLSGINNDPVRSKFCKIRVLCHTIARNMVYILTITTPLKNSESRKRKAVILTARVHPGETNSSWIMKGFLDYILGNSSDAKLLRDTFVFKVVPMLNPDGVIVGNYRCSLAGRDLNRNYTSLLKESFPSVWYTRNMIRRLMEKREVILYCDLHGHSKKENIFMYGCDGSDRCKALYLQQRIFPLMLSKNCPDKFSFSSCKFNIQKSKEGTGRVVMWKMGIRNSFTMEATFCGSTLGNKRGTHFNTKDLESMGYHFCDSLLDYCDPDRTKYYQCLRELEEMEKHINLEKVIDDSDTSLKEITLDLETSSHASDSSESNDSQTDLLKLNSQIKTKKIQLKTKKERNSTIARHQNIREEEQEVCDKGHLVQRHKESVSDVTDTRPSISDDCIFDYFRRQLPNQAKIPGRVPAWLLKRSASRFKKHYERMSIFPKQEG
- the AGBL3 gene encoding cytosolic carboxypeptidase 3 isoform X7; this encodes MSEDSEKEDYSDRTISDEDESDEDTFMKFVNEDIHQCALLTADSISDPFFPGTTQILLEYQLGRWVPRLREPRDLYGVSSSGPLSPTRWPYHCEVIDEKIEHIDWTPLNPEPMYIPTGLEMEPLYANSKEETVVYLAEDAYKEPCFVYSRVGGNRTPLKQPVDNCDDTLMFEARFESGNLQKVVKVAEYEYQLTVRPDLFTNKHTQWYYFQVTNTQAGIVYRFTIINFTKPASLYNRGMRPLFYSEKEASAHNIGWQRIGDQIKYYRNNQGQDRHHHFSLTWTFQFPHSKDTCYFAHCYPYTYTNLQEYLSGINNDPVRSKFCKIRVLCHTIARNMVYILTITTPLKNSESRKRKAVILTARVHPGETNSSWIMKGFLDYILGNSSDAKLLRDTFVFKVVPMLNPDGVIVGNYRCSLAGRDLNRNYTSLLKESFPSVWYTRNMIRRLMEKREVILYCDLHGHSKKENIFMYGCDGSDRCKALYLQQRIFPLMLSKNCPDKFSFSSCKFNIQKSKEGTGRVVMWKMGIRNSFTMEATFCGSTLGNKRGTHFNTKDLESMGYHFCDSLLDYCDPDRTKYYQCLRELEEMEKHINLEKVIDDSDTSLKEITLDLETSSHASDSSESNDSQTDLLKLNSQIKTKKIQLKTKKERNSTIARHQNIREEEQEVCDKGHLVQRHKESVSDVTDTRPSISDDCIFDYFRRQLPNQAERSLESSLLSPPTDDRTQAHATFD
- the AGBL3 gene encoding cytosolic carboxypeptidase 3 isoform X10, producing MSEDSEKEDYSDRTISDEDESDEDTFMKFVNEDIHQCALLTADSISDPFFPGTTQILLEYQLGRWVPRLREPRDLYGVSSSGPLSPTRWPYHCEVIDEKIEHIDWTPLNPEPMYIPTGLEMEPLYANSKEETVVYLAEDAYKEPCFVYSRVGGNRTPLKQPVDNCDDTLMFEARFESGNLQKVVKVAEYEYQLTVRPDLFTNKHTQWYYFQVTNTQAGIVYRFTIINFTKPASLYNRGMRPLFYSEKEASAHNIGWQRIGDQIKYYRNNQGQDRHHHFSLTWTFQFPHSKDTCYFAHCYPYTYTNLQEYLSGINNDPVRSKFCKIRVLCHTIARNMVYILTITTPLKNSESRKRKAVILTARVHPGETNSSWIMKGFLDYILGNSSDAKLLRDTFVFKVVPMLNPDGVIVGNYRCSLAGRDLNRNYTSLLKESFPSVWYTRNMIRRLMEKREVILYCDLHGHSKKENIFMYGCDGSDRCKALYLQQRIFPLMLSKNCPDKFSFSSCKFNIQKSKEGTGRVVMWKMGIRNSFTMEATFCGSTLGNKRGTHFNTKDLESMGYHFCDSLLDYCDPDRTKYYQCLRELEEMEKHINLEKVIDDSDTSLKEITLDLETSSHASDSSESNDSQTDLLKLNSQIKTKKIQLKTKKERNSTIARHQNIREEEQEIQGLLYQMTVYLIISEDSSLTKQKYLDESLLGF
- the AGBL3 gene encoding cytosolic carboxypeptidase 3 isoform X11, coding for MSEDSEKEDYSDRTISDEDESDEDTFMKFVNEDIHQCALLTADSISDPFFPGTTQILLEYQLGRWVPRLREPRDLYGVSSSGPLSPTRWPYHCEVIDEKIEHIDWTPLNPEPMYIPTGLEMEPLYANSKEETVVYLAEDAYKEPCFVYSRVGGNRTPLKQPVDNCDDTLMFEARFESGNLQKVVKVAEYEYQLTVRPDLFTNKHTQWYYFQVTNTQAGIVYRFTIINFTKPASLYNRGMRPLFYSEKEASAHNIGWQRIGDQIKYYRNNQGQDRHHHFSLTWTFQFPHSKDTCYFAHCYPYTYTNLQEYLSGINNDPVRSKFCKIRVLCHTIARNMVYILTITTPLKNSESRKRKAVILTARVHPGETNSSWIMKGFLDYILGNSSDAKLLRDTFVFKVVPMLNPDGVIVGNYRCSLAGRDLNRNYTSLLKESFPSVWYTRNMIRRLMEKREVILYCDLHGHSKKENIFMYGCDGSDRCKALYLQQRIFPLMLSKNCPDKFSFSSCKFNIQKSKEGTGRVVMWKMGIRNSFTMEATFCGSTLGNKRGTHFNTKDLESMGYHFCDSLLDYCDPDRTKYYQCLRELEEMEKHINLEKVIDDSDTSLKEITLDLETSSHASDSSESNDSQTDLLKLNSQIKTKKIQLKTKKERNSTIARHQNIREEEQEIQGLLYQMTVYLIISEDSSLTKIPDSH
- the AGBL3 gene encoding cytosolic carboxypeptidase 3 isoform X9, which translates into the protein MSEDSEKEDYSDRTISDEDESDEDTFMKFVNEDIHQCALLTADSISDPFFPGTTQILLEYQLGRWVPRLREPRDLYGVSSSGPLSPTRWPYHCEVIDEKIEHIDWTPLNPEPMYIPTGLEMEPLYANSKEETVVYLAEDAYKEPCFVYSRVGGNRTPLKQPVDNCDDTLMFEARFESGNLQKVVKVAEYEYQLTVRPDLFTNKHTQWYYFQVTNTQAGIVYRFTIINFTKPASLYNRGMRPLFYSEKEASAHNIGWQRIGDQIKYYRNNQGQDRHHHFSLTWTFQFPHSKDTCYFAHCYPYTYTNLQEYLSGINNDPVRSKFCKIRVLCHTIARNMVYILTITTPLKNSESRKRKAVILTARVHPGETNSSWIMKGFLDYILGNSSDAKLLRDTFVFKVVPMLNPDGVIVGNYRCSLAGRDLNRNYTSLLKESFPSVWYTRNMIRRLMEKREVILYCDLHGHSKKENIFMYGCDGSDRCKALYLQQRIFPLMLSKNCPDKFSFSSCKFNIQKSKEGTGRVVMWKMGIRNSFTMEATFCGSTLGNKRGTHFNTKDLESMGYHFCDSLLDYCDPDRTKYYQCLRELEEMEKHINLEKVIDDSDTSLKEITLDLETSSHASDSSESNDSQTDLLKLNSQIKTKKIQLKTKKERNSTIARHQNIREEEQEIQGLLYQMTVYLIISEDSSLTKQREALKVPYSHLLQMTGPKHMQPLTDNTW
- the AGBL3 gene encoding cytosolic carboxypeptidase 3 isoform X8, which produces MSEDSEKEDYSDRTISDEDESDEDTFMKFVNEDIHQCALLTADSISDPFFPGTTQILLEYQLGRWVPRLREPRDLYGVSSSGPLSPTRWPYHCEVIDEKIEHIDWTPLNPEPMYIPTGLEMEPLYANSKEETVVYLAEDAYKEPCFVYSRVGGNRTPLKQPVDNCDDTLMFEARFESGNLQKVVKVAEYEYQLTVRPDLFTNKHTQWYYFQVTNTQAGIVYRFTIINFTKPASLYNRGMRPLFYSEKEASAHNIGWQRIGDQIKYYRNNQGQDRHHHFSLTWTFQFPHSKDTCYFAHCYPYTYTNLQEYLSGINNDPVRSKFCKIRVLCHTIARNMVYILTITTPLKNSESRKRKAVILTARVHPGETNSSWIMKGFLDYILGNSSDAKLLRDTFVFKVVPMLNPDGVIVGNYRCSLAGRDLNRNYTSLLKESFPSVWYTRNMIRRLMEKREVILYCDLHGHSKKENIFMYGCDGSDRCKALYLQQRIFPLMLSKNCPDKFSFSSCKFNIQKSKEGTGRVVMWKMGIRNSFTMEATFCGSTLGNKRGTHFNTKDLESMGYHFCDSLLDYCDPDRTKYYQCLRELEEMEKHINLEKVIDDSDTSLKEITLDLETSSHASDSSESNDSQTDLLKLNSQIKTKKIQLKTKKERNSTIARHQNIREEEQEVCDKGHLVQRHKESVSDVTDTRPSISDDCIFDYFRRQLPNQDTRFTLMQSKITHVLLKIILKY
- the AGBL3 gene encoding cytosolic carboxypeptidase 3 isoform X12; amino-acid sequence: MSEDSEKEDYSDRTISDEDESDEDTFMKFVNEDIHQCALLTADSISDPFFPGTTQILLEYQLGRWVPRLREPRDLYGVSSSGPLSPTRWPYHCEVIDEKIEHIDWTPLNPEPMYIPTGLEMEPLYANSKEETVVYLAEDAYKEPCFVYSRVGGNRTPLKQPVDNCDDTLMFEARFESGNLQKVVKVAEYEYQLTVRPDLFTNKHTQWYYFQVTNTQAGIVYRFTIINFTKPASLYNRGMRPLFYSEKEASAHNIGWQRIGDQIKYYRNNQGQDRHHHFSLTWTFQFPHSKDTCYFAHCYPYTYTNLQEYLSGINNDPVRSKFCKIRVLCHTIARNMVYILTITTPLKNSESRKRKAVILTARVHPGETNSSWIMKGFLDYILGNSSDAKLLRDTFVFKVVPMLNPDGVIVGNYRCSLAGRDLNRNYTSLLKESFPSVWYTRNMIRRLMEKREVILYCDLHGHSKKENIFMYGCDGSDRCKALYLQQRIFPLMLSKNCPDKFSFSSCKFNIQKSKEGTGRVVMWKMGIRNSFTMEATFCGSTLGNKRGTHFNTKDLESMGYHFCDSLLDYCDPDRTKYYQCLRELEEMEKHINLEKVIDDSDTSLKEITLDLETSSHASDSSESNDSQTDLLKLNSQIKTKKIQLKTKKERNSTIARHQNIREEEQEQKYLDESLLGF